In Endozoicomonas sp. GU-1, one DNA window encodes the following:
- a CDS encoding transposase translates to MLIFMPFLHSSKLFNSYDYPNKSLSTLKHNIASGDGGYACRVNLEKAKAMGISDVAFNKKRGLEVEEMTKSQYVYKTLFRFRAGIEAGISWLKRCFGLSRCHCKGSERFDSHCWLSVVCYNLVILARHPAPS, encoded by the coding sequence ATGCTCATTTTCATGCCCTTCTTGCACTCCAGTAAGCTATTTAATTCATACGATTATCCCAATAAATCGCTTTCAACCCTTAAGCACAACATAGCCAGCGGTGACGGTGGATACGCGTGTCGAGTAAATTTGGAAAAAGCCAAGGCTATGGGAATCAGCGATGTGGCTTTTAATAAGAAGCGCGGACTTGAAGTCGAAGAGATGACTAAAAGTCAGTATGTGTATAAAACGCTCTTTCGCTTCCGGGCAGGTATTGAAGCGGGAATTTCGTGGCTAAAGAGATGTTTTGGGCTATCACGTTGCCACTGCAAGGGTTCTGAGCGTTTTGACTCTCATTGTTGGTTATCGGTGGTCTGTTACAACCTGGTGATTCTGGCCAGGCACCCGGCACCATCCTGA